In Odocoileus virginianus isolate 20LAN1187 ecotype Illinois unplaced genomic scaffold, Ovbor_1.2 Unplaced_Contig_11, whole genome shotgun sequence, one DNA window encodes the following:
- the LOC110140343 gene encoding C-type lectin domain family 6 member A isoform X1 encodes MVREEKAESCFHVRLWCILVLCLVLLSACFIVSCVVTYYFTYGNIGKRLSELHTHHSNLTCFSEGTRVTGKIWGCCPGTWKPFGSSCYFISSKENFWAKSEQNCVGMGAHLVVINTEAEQDFIIQQLNKTFSYFLGLSDPQGNGNWQWIDQTPYKENVRFWHQNEPNFSAEECASVVFWDERGWGWNDVFCDSKRKSICEMKKIYL; translated from the exons ATGGTGCGGGAAG AGAAAGCAGAATCCTGCTTCCATGTGAGGCTCTGGTGTATCCTGGTACTTTGCTTAGTCCTCCTCAGTGCATGTTTCATTGTGAGCTGTGTGG TGacttattattttacatatggcaacaTTGGCAAAAGGCTGTCTGAACTGCACACACACCATTCAAATCTAACCTGCTTCAGTGAAGGGACAAGGGTGACAG GAAAGATTTGGGGATGTTGCCCAGGTACCTGGAAGCCGTTCGGCTCCAGCTGctactttatttcttctaaagaGAATTTCTGGGCTAAGAGTGAGCAGAACTGCGTTGGGATGGGAGCTCACTTGGTGGTGATCAACACAGAAGCAGAGCAG GATTTCATTATCCAGCAGctgaataaaacattttcttattttctgggaCTCTCAGACCCACAAGGGAATGGCAATTGGCAATGGATTGATCAGACACCTTACAAGGAAAATGTCAG ATTTTGGCACCAAAATGAACCCAACTTTTCTGCAGAGGAATGTGCTTCAGTTGTTTTctgggatgagagaggatgggGCTGGAACGATGTTTTCTGTgattctaaaaggaaatcaatatgTGAGATGAAGAAGATTTACCTATAA
- the LOC110140343 gene encoding C-type lectin domain family 6 member A isoform X2 — translation MVREVTYYFTYGNIGKRLSELHTHHSNLTCFSEGTRVTGKIWGCCPGTWKPFGSSCYFISSKENFWAKSEQNCVGMGAHLVVINTEAEQDFIIQQLNKTFSYFLGLSDPQGNGNWQWIDQTPYKENVRFWHQNEPNFSAEECASVVFWDERGWGWNDVFCDSKRKSICEMKKIYL, via the exons ATGGTGCGGGAAG TGacttattattttacatatggcaacaTTGGCAAAAGGCTGTCTGAACTGCACACACACCATTCAAATCTAACCTGCTTCAGTGAAGGGACAAGGGTGACAG GAAAGATTTGGGGATGTTGCCCAGGTACCTGGAAGCCGTTCGGCTCCAGCTGctactttatttcttctaaagaGAATTTCTGGGCTAAGAGTGAGCAGAACTGCGTTGGGATGGGAGCTCACTTGGTGGTGATCAACACAGAAGCAGAGCAG GATTTCATTATCCAGCAGctgaataaaacattttcttattttctgggaCTCTCAGACCCACAAGGGAATGGCAATTGGCAATGGATTGATCAGACACCTTACAAGGAAAATGTCAG ATTTTGGCACCAAAATGAACCCAACTTTTCTGCAGAGGAATGTGCTTCAGTTGTTTTctgggatgagagaggatgggGCTGGAACGATGTTTTCTGTgattctaaaaggaaatcaatatgTGAGATGAAGAAGATTTACCTATAA
- the LOC110140345 gene encoding small ribosomal subunit protein eS25, producing the protein MPPKDDKKKKDAGKSAKKDKDPVNKSGGKAKKKKWSKGKVRDKLNNLVLFDKATYDKLCKEVPNYKLITPAVVSERLKIRGSLARAALQELLSKGLIKLVSKHRAQVIYTRNTKGGDAPAAGEDA; encoded by the coding sequence ATGCCACCCAAGGAcgacaagaagaagaaagatgcCGGAAAGTCGgccaagaaagacaaagatccAGTGAACAAATCTGGGGGCAAGGCCAAAAAGAAGAAGTGGTCCAAAGGCAAAGTTCGGGACAAGCTCAATAACCTAGTCTTGTTTGACAAAGCAACATATGACAAACTCTGTAAAGAAGTTCCCAACTATAAGCTTATAACTCCAGCTGTCGTCTCTGAGAGACTGAAGATTCGTGGTTCCCTGGCCAGAGCAGCCCTTCAGGAACTCCTTAGTAAAGGACTTATTAAACTGGTTTCAAAGCACAGAGCTCAAGTGATTTACACCAGAAACACCAAGGGTGGAGATGCCCCAGCTGCTGGTGAAGATGCATGA